Part of the Aspergillus oryzae RIB40 DNA, 47Q_0173 genome is shown below.
TGAGCCCCTCAGTATAAAACGGGAAGGCTCTGCCTGCCAACATTTGTAGGTTTAACTAGAACTTGATGTTAAACAGAGGCATATTCCAGAGTTATGCAATTGGAATACCTGATCATTGTTGTAAAGCTTTTGGTAGTCTTTCTGTGCCACAAGTTCCCTGACGAAGTGGCTGTCGAGACCGATCCGATAATTAAAATCTCCAAGCCAAATGATGGCTTCATGGTCCTCAATTGCTCTGTTTTTCTGGAACCGGAGTCCGTGATATATAGTCTCATAGTCTCTGTTTCTCTCGTCGTAGTTTGCAAATCCAGCGGCAAGATGAGCCGTGACGAAACATATCCGCGTGTTGGAGTACTCAAAGCGTATTGCACAGCCACCTTTATTACCGGCCATTCCGGAGAGGCCCGTCTACATGATCATTGTCAGAAATGTGTTTATGGGAACCCTGTAACAGCCTACCTTCTTAACACTCCCTTCAACATTCTTAACATCTCTCAGTGCATCTTCTCTTACATATACCATAAGTGCGGCGCCAACGAGCTGGCCACTTCGCAGAAGGACATACTTCGAAGTCCCTCTCGACCTCGCGCGGCTGTTCAAACAGTTCCCAACAGCAACTTCCCATACCTTACGAGTTGTAGGGTCCGTCGACATTATCTGCTGTGGACTTAGTGAAACAATCTCCTGGAAGCCCACAGCAAATATAGTCGGGTCCTCAGTTTGCTCGTCAATTCCTGCCCACAGCCATGGAGCTAGGTCAACATCTGGCCCACGGTGTCTCCCATTGACGTTAAATGTCCCTGTCCAGATTCTGATAGGCTTGGTAGAGGAATACTCCAACGCTCGATTATTTAACTCATCGGAAACCAGATCATTGATCGGGTCATAGAGACGCACCGGCAATTGATCTGTCAATCGTCCTAATAGAAGGTCTATTGTTTTCTGACGAGCTTTATCGGAGAAATTGTTGACATAAAGCCGTGTTGCGGTCTTCCTTGCATCTGCCAGCGCGCCAGCAATGGACATTTTGCCATGTCGTGTGAATGAACTTTTTAAAGCCCCTGTACCTGCGTAGATTTTTGACAAAGCATCCCCGTTGTCGGCCCAAAGGGTTGAGTGCTTCAGCTGGACTTCTGGGTTTAGCCTTCCTTTCCGCTGCAACATAAAAGATTCCAGAGCCATGGAACTGATGATGGTTTGCACAAGATTAGTCCTGTCGAGACAATCTAGACAATTTGTCCGGAATACGCCTTCCTGTTGAAGAATGACAAAGGAACTTCTCGGTTCATCTTGATTCTCGTCCGAAGTTGCTGAGACACTCCCTTCTGATAGAAAATATGCAAAACCATCCAAAGAATCAGATATCTCGGGTTTTATTTGGCTGCTAGCCCCGTACCCCAAGGGACCTCGAGTCTCAACGTGAAAATCGAATTCAGTTGCTCGCAAAAGTGCATGATTGGATGAGATGTTAGAATCGGCTTTTTGGCTAAGTGGACTCTTCCTGAGCTGGTTGGAAAACTCCGTCGACAGCTCAGACTCCCCGGATTTAAGCTTACTGAGAAGGTTAACCACATGAATTGCACCATATTCTAATTCAAGATTCTCAAAATGCTTGTTAAAAGCATGCTGAGTCGCCTCGCTAGATCGAGTTATTTCAATTTTTTGTTGCCCAGGCAGGAATCCAGTAGCTTGCTCCCAGAAAATAGGCACAGAGCCACGTACTTGAACATAAGAAAATGTGGTATTGGGTGGGATCCAAAGAATTGTCTCTGTCTCAACGAAATTGGCAAcatggccatcatcatcaatacCTCGAGAATTAAACCTTGTACCTGCTCGCCGAGAGGACTGTCGCGAAATGATGGTCAACGTGGAAGGATAACTCGTGCGTAGCTGGGGCAagatggatattgaagcagGGATTGTCAGTGTACCAGAAAAGCCGCGTATAACACATGTCAGGATCTGG
Proteins encoded:
- a CDS encoding SacI domain and endonuclease/exonuclease/phosphatase family protein (inositol-1,4,5-triphosphate 5-phosphatase (synaptojanin), INP51/INP52/INP53 family) — protein: MSNLRVFSRDNPQRTLTITTNDFALIFKHRSTAPTINKSPSNGTPRCLVEFATLQSVDLRGYRALGDGLGTLGLITLGEEVFLCIVTACSDAAAVRPGETISKIDNVDFFCLSHSDYESRLEYESESSFATEEFGRGPSFENKEMVTDHPFLALKKLLSDGSFYYSLDFNLTDRLQDRSEKSAAFDIDTLDEDMLWNSYMIHPLLLFRSHLSPAEKQRLDSSQILTCVIRGFSGTLTIPASISILPQLRTSYPSTLTIISRQSSRRAGTRFNSRGIDDDGHVANFVETETILWIPPNTTFSYVQVRGSVPIFWEQATGFLPGQQKIEITRSSEATQHAFNKHFENLELEYGAIHVVNLLSKLKSGESELSTEFSNQLRKSPLSQKADSNISSNHALLRATEFDFHVETRGPLGYGASSQIKPEISDSLDGFAYFLSEGSVSATSDENQDEPRSSFVILQQEGVFRTNCLDCLDRTNLVQTIISSMALESFMLQRKGRLNPEVQLKHSTLWADNGDALSKIYAGTGALKSSFTRHGKMSIAGALADARKTATRLYVNNFSDKARQKTIDLLLGRLTDQLPVRLYDPINDLVSDELNNRALEYSSTKPIRIWTGTFNVNGRHRGPDVDLAPWLWAGIDEQTEDPTIFAVGFQEIVSLSPQQIMSTDPTTRKVWEVAVGNCLNSRARSRGTSKYVLLRSGQLVGAALMVYVREDALRDVKNVEGSVKKTGLSGMAGNKGGCAIRFEYSNTRICFVTAHLAAGFANYDERNRDYETIYHGLRFQKNRAIEDHEAIIWLGDFNYRIGLDSHFVRELVAQKDYQKLYNNDQLNLQMLAGRAFPFYTEGLITFPPTYKYDIDSDTYDTSEKARIPAWCDRILWRGSCLRQIDYNTAKLRFSDHRPVWATFSCVINVVDEAMKAKLRRILYTERRNDPYNILSKTIEQARAQSEEHIPPTPIAPGLPPASSDHHRWWLENGALVKSALRPPGDGYNLNIHHSSNPFSSSSDASWINTHRSFKRQTITKNQDTVSQGPQLPPRLKVQIPPIDRGTGSHSSSSLNTINRYSGQLGNEKAAPPIPRKPVSLSSKQCLTASCQVTSSPQTVANTEPIFKGYNPIGQNLGGKVNNSTPSAPTERLPDTGMSNGFWIGGQEEHRQGKSLQTNSSIRSPPRSTDEVHDLLGGTGDEIIEWKPLIPQ